From one Paeniglutamicibacter psychrophenolicus genomic stretch:
- a CDS encoding proteasome assembly chaperone family protein, which yields MLDPQSLIRFEDQDLDALELQGLDLLIGLRGHADAGHALSQVRTELLDSLEPRLIASFDIDQLINYRERRPQISFLGDHFAAYQAPRLELYRLTDGLERDFLFLTGPEPDLAWERVTAAVVALVKAFNVQLAVSFDAVPMPVPHTRPLGVTAHGNRKDLIEGISTWTPTAELPASLAALIEVRLIEAGRDAVGYSIHVPHYLSEAEYPQVAVGILEYVGAAMELGLPTDRLREAGRNLEPQIAEQVAATPDVARMVENFETRFDQHVPEIERRSLLVTADAEVPDGEELALAAEAFLSGFPEQGGTAAKES from the coding sequence ATGCTTGACCCCCAATCCCTGATCAGGTTCGAAGACCAGGACCTGGATGCACTCGAGCTTCAGGGCCTTGACCTGCTCATTGGCCTTCGCGGCCATGCGGATGCCGGACACGCGCTGTCCCAGGTCCGCACCGAACTGCTGGACTCGCTCGAACCGCGGCTGATCGCCTCCTTCGACATCGACCAGCTGATCAACTACCGCGAACGACGCCCCCAGATTTCCTTCCTTGGCGACCACTTTGCCGCCTACCAGGCGCCGCGCCTGGAACTGTATCGGCTGACCGACGGGCTGGAGCGGGACTTCCTCTTCCTGACCGGGCCCGAACCGGACCTGGCCTGGGAACGGGTCACCGCCGCCGTCGTCGCCCTGGTCAAGGCCTTCAACGTGCAATTGGCCGTTTCCTTCGACGCGGTGCCGATGCCGGTTCCGCACACCCGCCCGCTGGGCGTCACCGCCCACGGCAACCGCAAGGACCTGATCGAGGGGATCTCCACCTGGACCCCCACCGCTGAACTGCCGGCGAGCCTTGCCGCCCTCATCGAGGTCAGGCTGATCGAGGCCGGGCGCGACGCGGTGGGATATTCCATCCATGTTCCGCACTACCTCTCCGAGGCCGAATACCCGCAGGTTGCCGTAGGCATCCTGGAATACGTGGGCGCGGCCATGGAACTTGGCCTGCCCACGGACCGACTGCGCGAGGCCGGCCGCAACCTCGAACCACAGATCGCCGAGCAGGTTGCCGCAACCCCGGACGTGGCGCGGATGGTGGAGAACTTCGAAACACGCTTTGACCAGCACGTCCCGGAGATCGAGCGGCGTTCGCTGCTGGTGACCGCCGATGCCGAGGTCCCCGACGGCGAAGAACTTGCCCTGGCCGCGGAGGCATTCCTCTCCGGCTTCCCCGAACAAGGTGGCACGGCTGCCAAGGAATCCTAG
- a CDS encoding OsmC family peroxiredoxin translates to MAFTRSASTVWSGDLASGTGETTFETSGIGTFPVTWRARTEAAEGKTSPEELIAAAHASCFSMALSNILKGAGHVAEKLETTAEVDFDTSDGAKISEIRLTLKATIPGLTDEEFQTHAQAAKVGCPVSAALAAVPSITLDASLTQ, encoded by the coding sequence ATGGCATTCACAAGAAGCGCAAGCACCGTTTGGAGCGGCGACCTGGCCTCCGGCACCGGGGAAACCACCTTCGAGACCTCGGGCATCGGCACGTTCCCGGTTACCTGGCGTGCCCGCACCGAGGCAGCCGAGGGCAAGACCAGCCCGGAGGAATTGATTGCCGCGGCCCATGCCTCGTGCTTCTCGATGGCGCTGAGCAACATCTTGAAGGGTGCCGGCCACGTTGCCGAGAAGCTGGAAACCACCGCGGAGGTGGACTTCGACACCAGCGACGGCGCCAAGATCAGCGAAATCCGGCTGACACTCAAGGCCACCATTCCGGGCCTGACCGATGAAGAATTCCAGACCCATGCGCAAGCAGCCAAGGTGGGTTGCCCGGTGTCCGCCGCCCTGGCAGCCGTTCCATCCATCACCCTGGATGCCAGCCTGACCCAGTAG
- a CDS encoding leucyl aminopeptidase encodes MINSMDLKLTAVSTDIKRISAGALVLGVAKGTDGPVLVASPFSAKVTESLQGSLAALNITGAADELVRLPATAETKAETLAFAGLGAFEESTLTEEALRRAAGSATRQLAGVPTVLFALPAATVGQAAAIAEGVALGAYQFNNHRSTPAKKLPLGEAVIATAASADKDLPAALKRAAILGRTVRATRDLVNTAPNVLFPESFAQAVKDNAKGLPLKVTVLDDKKLEKDGYGGLIGVGGGSERGPRLVKIEYSPAKATKHLALVGKGITFDTGGISIKPAAGMHLMKNDMAGAATINQAIVAIAELGLPIKVTAWLCMAENMPGGASTRPGDVITMFGGKTVEVLNTDAEGRLVMADGLVAASNEKPDAIIDVATLTGAQVVALGHRTTGVMGDDTLRDAVVAAADLAGETAWAMPLPEELRPSIDSQVADLANIGERMGGMMTAAVFLNEFVGEVDGVKIPWAHMDIAGPAFNEQAPYGYTHKNATGSSVRTLVTLAEQMSAAK; translated from the coding sequence GTGATCAACTCCATGGATCTCAAGCTGACCGCTGTCTCCACCGACATCAAGCGCATCAGTGCCGGCGCACTGGTTCTTGGTGTCGCCAAGGGCACCGACGGTCCGGTTCTGGTGGCCTCGCCCTTCAGCGCCAAGGTCACCGAATCCCTCCAGGGTTCCCTGGCCGCCCTGAACATCACCGGTGCCGCCGATGAACTGGTCCGCCTGCCGGCCACCGCCGAGACCAAGGCCGAGACCCTGGCGTTCGCCGGCCTGGGTGCCTTCGAGGAATCCACGCTGACCGAGGAAGCCTTGCGCCGGGCCGCCGGCTCCGCCACGCGCCAACTCGCCGGCGTGCCCACCGTGCTCTTCGCACTGCCGGCGGCCACGGTGGGACAGGCAGCTGCCATCGCCGAGGGCGTGGCCCTTGGCGCCTACCAGTTCAACAACCACCGTTCCACCCCTGCCAAGAAGCTGCCGCTGGGCGAGGCAGTCATCGCCACCGCCGCCTCCGCGGACAAGGACCTGCCGGCCGCGCTGAAGCGTGCCGCGATCCTGGGCCGCACCGTGCGCGCCACCCGCGATCTGGTCAACACCGCACCAAACGTGCTCTTCCCGGAGTCCTTCGCCCAGGCGGTCAAGGACAACGCCAAGGGCCTGCCGCTGAAGGTCACCGTGCTCGATGACAAGAAGCTCGAAAAGGACGGCTACGGCGGCCTGATCGGCGTGGGCGGCGGATCCGAGCGTGGACCGCGCCTGGTCAAGATCGAATACTCCCCCGCCAAGGCCACCAAGCACCTGGCCCTGGTCGGAAAGGGCATCACCTTCGACACCGGCGGCATCTCCATCAAGCCGGCAGCCGGCATGCACCTGATGAAGAACGACATGGCCGGCGCCGCGACCATCAACCAGGCCATCGTTGCGATTGCCGAGCTGGGCCTGCCGATCAAGGTCACCGCATGGCTGTGCATGGCCGAGAACATGCCAGGCGGCGCCTCGACCCGTCCGGGCGATGTGATCACCATGTTCGGCGGCAAGACCGTCGAGGTGCTCAACACCGACGCCGAGGGCCGATTGGTCATGGCCGACGGCCTGGTGGCAGCGAGCAACGAAAAGCCCGATGCGATCATCGACGTCGCCACGCTGACCGGCGCGCAGGTCGTGGCCCTGGGCCACCGCACCACCGGTGTCATGGGCGATGACACGTTGCGCGATGCAGTGGTTGCCGCCGCGGACCTGGCCGGCGAAACCGCCTGGGCCATGCCGTTGCCCGAGGAACTGCGCCCGAGCATCGACTCGCAGGTGGCCGACCTGGCCAACATCGGCGAGCGGATGGGCGGGATGATGACCGCTGCGGTGTTCCTCAACGAGTTCGTCGGCGAGGTCGATGGCGTGAAGATCCCGTGGGCCCACATGGACATCGCCGGGCCGGCCTTCAACGAGCAGGCACCCTACGGATACACCCACAAGAACGCCACCGGATCCTCGGTGCGCACCCTGGTGACGCTGGCCGAGCAGATGTCGGCCGCCAAGTAG
- the lpdA gene encoding dihydrolipoyl dehydrogenase: MAESAATQEFDILILGGGSAGYSAALRAVQLGFTVGLIEKAKLGGTCLHTGCIPTKAYLHSAELAENAREGAKYGINTTLDSIDLGAVRSYKDGIVAGKHKGLSGLLKMKKVTVIEGNGRLVSQDTIDVDGVPYKGKNIILATGSESKTFGLEIGGRILTSTEALNMDTLPKSAIVLGGGVIGVEFASVWKSFGVEVTIVEGLPSLVPNEDPSIIKNLERAFKKRGIKFNTGVFFEKVEQDANGVKVSLADGKVLEAEIVLVAVGRGPVTANLGYEEQGIPMDRGFVLANERCHTGVGNIYAIGDIVPGVQLAHRGYQHGIFVAEEIGGLNPVVVEDINIPKVTFCEPEIASVGYSEPAAKAKFGDDQIEVTEYNLAGNGKSSILGTSGLIKMVRVKNGPIVGVHGIGGRIGEQIGEAQLIVNWEAYPEDVAQLIHAHPTQNESLGEAAMALAGKPLHG, encoded by the coding sequence GTGGCCGAATCGGCAGCAACGCAAGAATTCGACATCCTCATTCTCGGTGGCGGTTCCGCCGGCTACTCGGCAGCATTGCGCGCCGTCCAGCTGGGTTTCACCGTCGGCTTGATTGAAAAGGCCAAGCTCGGTGGCACCTGCCTGCACACCGGTTGCATCCCCACCAAGGCGTACCTGCACTCCGCCGAATTGGCCGAGAACGCTCGCGAAGGCGCGAAGTACGGCATCAACACCACCCTCGATTCCATCGACCTCGGTGCCGTGCGCAGCTACAAGGACGGCATTGTCGCCGGCAAGCACAAGGGCCTGTCGGGCCTGCTGAAGATGAAGAAGGTGACCGTTATCGAAGGTAACGGCCGCCTGGTTTCCCAGGACACCATCGACGTTGACGGCGTTCCCTACAAGGGCAAGAACATCATCCTCGCCACCGGCTCCGAGTCCAAGACCTTTGGCCTGGAAATCGGCGGACGCATCCTCACCAGCACCGAGGCGCTGAACATGGACACCCTGCCCAAGAGCGCCATCGTGCTCGGCGGCGGCGTCATCGGCGTCGAGTTCGCTTCCGTGTGGAAGTCCTTCGGCGTCGAGGTCACCATCGTCGAGGGCCTGCCTTCCCTGGTTCCGAACGAGGATCCCTCGATCATCAAGAACCTGGAGCGTGCCTTCAAGAAGCGCGGCATCAAGTTCAACACCGGCGTCTTCTTCGAAAAGGTCGAGCAGGACGCCAACGGCGTCAAGGTCTCCCTGGCCGACGGCAAGGTCCTCGAAGCCGAGATCGTGCTGGTTGCAGTTGGCCGCGGCCCGGTCACCGCGAACCTGGGTTACGAAGAGCAGGGCATCCCGATGGACCGCGGCTTCGTGCTCGCCAACGAGCGCTGCCACACCGGCGTGGGCAACATCTACGCGATCGGCGACATCGTCCCGGGCGTCCAGCTTGCGCACCGCGGCTACCAGCACGGCATCTTCGTCGCCGAGGAAATCGGCGGCCTGAACCCGGTGGTCGTCGAGGACATCAACATCCCGAAGGTCACCTTCTGCGAACCGGAGATCGCTTCGGTTGGCTACTCCGAGCCGGCCGCCAAGGCCAAGTTCGGCGACGACCAGATCGAGGTCACCGAGTACAACCTGGCCGGCAACGGCAAGTCCTCGATCCTGGGCACTTCCGGCCTGATCAAGATGGTGCGCGTCAAGAACGGCCCGATCGTGGGCGTTCACGGCATCGGCGGCCGCATCGGCGAGCAGATCGGCGAGGCACAGTTGATCGTGAACTGGGAAGCCTACCCGGAGGATGTGGCACAGCTCATCCACGCACACCCGACGCAGAACGAATCGCTTGGCGAGGCCGCAATGGCCCTGGCCGGCAAGCCGTTGCACGGTTAG
- the lipA gene encoding lipoyl synthase: MSAAPEGRRLLRIEQRNSETPVERKPEWIKAKINIGPEYVGLKKLVKSEGLNTVCEEAGCPNIFECWEDKEATFLIGGSECTRRCDFCQIDTGKPQAVDRAEPFKVAMSVKKMGLRYATVTGVARDDLADEGTWLYAETVRRIHQLNPGTGVELLIPDFSGKPEYLDEIAASAPEVYAHNLETVPRLFKSIRPAFRYDRSLDVISQGRANGMITKSNLILGMGETREEISEAIKDLVSAGCDLLTITQYLRPTERHHPVERWVKPQEFVELQQEAEELGIIGVMSGPLVRSSYRAGRLWAGAMRKKGLPIPEALEHIASSGDTRQEASSLVGS; encoded by the coding sequence ATGAGTGCCGCACCCGAAGGTCGCCGCCTGCTGCGCATCGAGCAGCGAAATTCCGAAACACCTGTCGAGCGCAAGCCCGAGTGGATCAAGGCAAAGATCAACATCGGCCCCGAGTACGTGGGGCTGAAGAAGCTGGTCAAGTCCGAGGGCCTGAATACCGTCTGCGAAGAAGCGGGCTGCCCGAACATCTTTGAATGCTGGGAGGACAAGGAAGCAACCTTCCTCATCGGCGGCTCCGAATGCACGCGCCGCTGCGACTTCTGCCAGATCGACACCGGCAAGCCCCAGGCCGTCGACCGCGCCGAACCCTTCAAGGTCGCCATGAGCGTGAAGAAGATGGGCCTGCGCTACGCCACCGTGACCGGTGTCGCCCGCGACGACCTCGCGGACGAGGGAACCTGGCTCTACGCCGAAACCGTGCGCCGTATCCACCAGCTGAACCCGGGCACCGGCGTGGAGCTGCTGATCCCGGACTTCTCCGGCAAGCCCGAGTACCTGGACGAGATCGCAGCGTCAGCCCCCGAGGTCTACGCGCACAACCTCGAGACGGTTCCCCGCCTGTTCAAGTCCATCCGCCCGGCGTTCCGCTACGACCGCTCCCTGGATGTCATCTCGCAGGGCCGAGCCAACGGCATGATCACCAAGTCGAACCTGATCCTGGGCATGGGCGAGACCCGCGAGGAGATCTCCGAGGCCATCAAGGACCTGGTCTCGGCGGGCTGCGACCTGTTGACCATCACCCAGTACCTGCGCCCCACCGAGCGTCACCACCCGGTCGAGCGCTGGGTCAAGCCGCAGGAATTCGTGGAGCTGCAGCAGGAAGCCGAAGAGCTGGGCATCATCGGCGTCATGAGCGGTCCGCTGGTGCGTTCCTCGTACCGTGCGGGCCGGTTGTGGGCAGGGGCCATGCGCAAGAAGGGCCTGCCGATCCCGGAGGCGCTCGAACACATCGCCAGCTCCGGCGACACCCGCCAGGAGGCTTCCTCGCTGGTCGGCTCCTAG
- a CDS encoding serine/threonine protein kinase, giving the protein MEFNEEPLAFPRIEGYRTLRHLDEGSGSSVWVVEDDATHGELAVKILGKDAPGNAVAMEAVDLCHEFLVEALGVLQTSLGPGILMEYCPAGSAAQVVAVRGPLGVGETITVVAPIAAALAYLHARGLTHGDLSPRNILFTAEGKPKLGDFGTHRVVGQSPGDLGTQGFCAPETSRDPESGQLEPARDVYALAACTWYLLTGRPPNATANRVPLGSMVPEVNDEFAKLLELCLDQDPAKRPSADQFGQRIFVAGEPLPVELSEAIEPEALKHMLTTRQGPASGGILGGRRNRGNPTAADRELLRERKAQIKAQQKPVPRRLRATFGLDGAAAADAATGDGERQWAQDHRIHGLKRGNRRIAATVAIGVLLVAGAAGGAGLLKASGNPAAAEPPQSSAPATTSSPAGDPAPRGKAESSRELMLVVADLAVRRDKGLMSGKMEQLRDVHAAGSPALEVDGKVVARMRGLGLHLEALETRLSDVEVLPGNKPGEAVLEALSVQSGYRYVDAKGKTVVDAKKTDSQRVRIALRFAEGSWRIWQVTAAG; this is encoded by the coding sequence ATGGAATTCAATGAAGAGCCGTTGGCGTTCCCGCGGATCGAGGGGTACCGCACGCTGCGCCACCTGGATGAGGGCTCGGGCAGCAGCGTCTGGGTCGTTGAGGACGACGCGACACATGGCGAACTGGCCGTGAAGATCCTCGGCAAGGATGCTCCCGGGAATGCCGTGGCCATGGAAGCCGTGGACTTGTGCCACGAGTTCCTCGTCGAAGCGCTCGGGGTCCTCCAGACCTCCCTGGGCCCCGGGATCCTGATGGAGTACTGCCCCGCAGGTTCCGCGGCACAGGTCGTGGCGGTGCGCGGCCCGCTGGGCGTGGGAGAGACCATCACCGTGGTCGCTCCCATCGCCGCGGCACTGGCGTACCTGCATGCGCGGGGACTGACCCATGGGGACCTGTCTCCACGCAATATCCTGTTCACGGCCGAGGGCAAGCCAAAGCTGGGCGACTTCGGGACGCACCGCGTGGTGGGCCAGTCGCCGGGAGACCTTGGCACCCAGGGCTTCTGTGCCCCGGAAACCTCCAGGGACCCCGAATCCGGACAGCTCGAACCTGCGCGCGACGTCTACGCACTGGCCGCCTGCACCTGGTACCTGCTCACCGGGCGGCCACCCAATGCGACAGCCAACAGGGTGCCGTTGGGGTCCATGGTTCCGGAAGTCAACGACGAGTTCGCGAAGTTGCTGGAGCTGTGCCTTGACCAGGACCCGGCGAAGCGACCCAGTGCTGACCAGTTCGGGCAACGGATCTTCGTCGCCGGCGAACCGCTTCCCGTGGAGCTGAGCGAGGCGATCGAGCCGGAGGCCCTCAAGCACATGCTCACCACGCGGCAAGGACCGGCGTCCGGCGGGATTCTGGGCGGGCGCCGGAACAGGGGGAACCCGACGGCCGCGGACAGGGAACTGCTGAGGGAACGCAAGGCACAGATCAAGGCGCAGCAAAAGCCTGTTCCGCGCCGGCTTCGGGCAACATTCGGCCTCGATGGGGCTGCGGCGGCCGATGCGGCAACGGGCGACGGGGAACGGCAATGGGCCCAGGACCACCGGATCCACGGCTTGAAGCGCGGGAACCGACGGATCGCGGCGACCGTTGCCATCGGGGTGCTGCTGGTGGCCGGGGCCGCCGGGGGAGCGGGCCTGCTCAAGGCAAGTGGCAACCCGGCGGCCGCAGAGCCGCCGCAAAGCTCGGCGCCTGCCACGACGTCCTCCCCCGCAGGCGATCCTGCCCCGCGGGGGAAAGCCGAATCGTCCCGGGAACTCATGCTGGTGGTGGCCGACCTGGCTGTGCGCCGCGACAAGGGACTGATGAGCGGGAAAATGGAGCAGCTCAGGGACGTCCACGCTGCCGGCTCGCCGGCGCTGGAGGTGGACGGAAAGGTCGTGGCCCGGATGCGTGGGCTCGGCCTGCACCTGGAGGCCTTGGAAACGCGGCTAAGCGATGTCGAGGTGCTGCCGGGGAACAAGCCGGGAGAAGCGGTTCTCGAAGCCCTCAGCGTGCAAAGCGGCTACCGCTACGTCGATGCCAAGGGGAAGACGGTGGTGGATGCCAAGAAGACCGACAGCCAACGGGTGCGCATTGCATTGCGGTTCGCCGAGGGATCATGGCGGATCTGGCAGGTGACCGCCGCGGGCTGA
- a CDS encoding MFS transporter, which translates to MTKAEHLDSVRSWVVWAASLGAYLIAVTQRTSFGVAGLEATDRFDATASILATFSVVQLVVYAGLQIPVGILVDRWGPRAMITGGAALMMVGQFLLAMADSVASGLVGRFFVGAGDAMTFVSVIRLLPIWFSGYRIPMLTQVTGMIGQLGQLLSLIPFVALLHLWSWTPAFLSLAALSMVGFALALVLVSNGPRTDEEPPARVKARTLLAEAWREPGTRLGFWTHFTTQFTTNVFLLTWGYPFLVSGQGISPAVASGLLSIFVVVAMVAGPLLGAAVARYPHRRSAIAFNIIGMIALTWLVVILWPGRAPIWMLVILIVCVASGGPASMIGFDFVRTFNPAHVIGTATGIVNVGGFLAALVTVYVVGWLLDIQQRAAGAGAELYSLDAFRWALSFQFVMMLGGIIGMVVTRNKARRAMALRGEYTPRSQRRQGNTPGNR; encoded by the coding sequence GTGACCAAGGCCGAACACCTCGACTCCGTCCGATCATGGGTGGTGTGGGCAGCCAGCCTCGGCGCCTACCTCATTGCCGTCACGCAGCGCACCAGCTTTGGCGTGGCCGGGCTGGAGGCCACCGACCGCTTTGATGCCACGGCCTCGATCCTGGCCACCTTCTCGGTGGTGCAACTGGTGGTCTATGCCGGGCTGCAGATCCCCGTGGGCATCCTGGTGGACCGGTGGGGCCCGCGGGCCATGATCACCGGGGGAGCGGCATTGATGATGGTCGGCCAGTTCCTGCTGGCCATGGCCGATTCGGTCGCCTCCGGCCTGGTGGGCAGGTTCTTCGTCGGAGCCGGGGACGCGATGACGTTCGTCTCGGTGATCCGGCTGCTGCCGATCTGGTTCTCCGGCTACCGGATCCCCATGCTCACCCAGGTGACGGGCATGATCGGCCAGCTGGGCCAGCTGCTCTCGCTGATTCCGTTCGTGGCCCTGCTTCACCTGTGGAGCTGGACCCCGGCATTCCTCTCCCTTGCCGCCCTGTCCATGGTGGGCTTCGCCCTGGCGCTGGTGCTGGTCAGCAACGGCCCGCGCACCGACGAGGAACCGCCGGCACGGGTCAAGGCCCGGACGCTTCTGGCCGAGGCCTGGCGGGAACCGGGGACGCGGCTGGGTTTCTGGACCCACTTCACCACCCAGTTCACCACCAACGTCTTCTTGCTGACCTGGGGATACCCCTTCCTGGTCTCGGGCCAGGGAATCAGCCCCGCGGTCGCCTCCGGGCTGCTTTCCATCTTCGTGGTTGTGGCGATGGTGGCCGGCCCGCTGCTCGGGGCTGCAGTGGCCCGATATCCCCACCGCCGCTCGGCGATCGCGTTCAACATCATCGGGATGATCGCACTGACCTGGCTCGTGGTGATTCTCTGGCCCGGCCGGGCCCCGATTTGGATGCTGGTCATCCTGATCGTCTGCGTCGCCTCGGGCGGGCCGGCATCGATGATCGGATTCGACTTCGTGCGCACCTTCAACCCCGCCCACGTCATTGGCACGGCCACCGGAATCGTGAACGTCGGCGGGTTCCTGGCGGCACTTGTCACCGTCTACGTGGTGGGCTGGCTGCTGGACATCCAGCAACGGGCCGCCGGGGCCGGTGCCGAGCTCTACAGCCTCGACGCCTTCAGGTGGGCCCTGTCCTTCCAGTTCGTGATGATGCTTGGCGGCATCATCGGCATGGTGGTCACGCGCAACAAGGCCCGCCGGGCCATGGCACTGCGCGGCGAGTACACCCCGCGCAGCCAACGGCGCCAGGGCAACACCCCCGGGAACAGGTAG
- the lipB gene encoding lipoyl(octanoyl) transferase LipB yields MTIKFERIGHAPELVDYRIAWDMQRRVHHDVTEGVAGPVVFLLEHAAVYTAGRRTEPEDLPVDGTPVIDVDRGGKLTWHGPGQLVGYPIVRLLDMKGIREYVTTLEEALINVALDYGIDAVRIKGRSGVWVAGTNGGQDRKLAAIGIRVDHGVTMHGFALNCSNDLAPYSQIIPCGITDAGVTSISEETGTTITPADVLDRIEQELQALLSPIVSLTATTPEGARS; encoded by the coding sequence ATGACCATCAAATTCGAGCGAATTGGCCATGCCCCCGAGCTGGTCGATTACCGCATCGCGTGGGACATGCAGCGCCGCGTTCACCATGACGTGACCGAAGGTGTGGCAGGCCCCGTTGTATTTCTCCTGGAACATGCGGCCGTTTACACGGCCGGACGCCGTACCGAACCGGAAGACCTGCCGGTCGACGGCACCCCCGTGATCGATGTCGATCGCGGCGGCAAGCTCACCTGGCATGGCCCGGGGCAGCTGGTCGGCTACCCGATCGTGCGGTTGCTGGACATGAAGGGCATCCGCGAATACGTCACGACCCTCGAAGAAGCCCTGATCAATGTTGCGTTGGATTACGGCATCGACGCCGTGCGCATCAAGGGACGCAGCGGCGTCTGGGTTGCCGGAACCAACGGCGGGCAGGACCGCAAGCTCGCCGCGATCGGCATCCGCGTCGACCACGGGGTGACCATGCATGGCTTCGCCCTGAACTGTTCCAACGACCTTGCACCATATTCACAAATCATCCCCTGCGGGATCACCGACGCCGGTGTCACAAGCATCAGCGAAGAAACTGGAACCACCATCACTCCAGCCGATGTCCTCGACCGGATCGAGCAGGAGCTACAAGCCCTGCTCAGCCCGATTGTGTCGTTGACGGCCACCACCCCAGAAGGAGCCCGATCATGA
- the sucB gene encoding 2-oxoglutarate dehydrogenase, E2 component, dihydrolipoamide succinyltransferase encodes MSETVNLPALGESVTEGTVTRWLKQVGDRVEVDEPLLEVSTDKVDTEIPSPVAGVIEEILVAEDETAEVGAALVRIGDGSGSAAAAPAAEAPAAVEAPAAAPAPVAEAAPAAPAAAAAPASGTEITLPALGESVTEGTVTRWLKAVGEEVAVDEPLLEVSTDKVDTEVPSPVAGVLLEIRVPEDETAEVGAVLAVIGAAGAAAPAAPAAPAAPVEAPAPAAAPAPAAAPAPVTAPAPVAAPAPVAAPAPVAAPAAPAAPVAAAAPAAGNDGYVTPLVRRLANQNNVDLSTVTGTGVGGRIRKQDVIDAAAATKTAPAAVSAPAAAPAAKAAAPVVASSLRGTVEKAPRIRQVIARRMRESLEISTQLTQVHEVDMTRIAKLRNAAKNDFAAVNGSKLTFLPFILKAVAEALKQHPKLNAEYDESKQEITYHNAEHLAIAVDTDKGLLVPVISNAGDLNLAGLAAKITDVASRTRNNKIGPDELSGGTFSITNIGSVGALFDTPIINQPQVAILGTGAIVKRAVVVTGADGDDTIAIRHMMYLSLTYDHRLVDGADAGRFLQTLKARLEEGAFQADLGL; translated from the coding sequence ATGTCTGAAACCGTGAACTTGCCCGCTTTGGGTGAAAGCGTCACCGAAGGCACCGTTACGCGCTGGCTCAAGCAGGTCGGCGACCGCGTCGAGGTCGACGAGCCGTTGCTGGAGGTTTCGACCGACAAGGTTGACACCGAAATCCCTTCGCCGGTAGCCGGCGTCATCGAGGAAATCCTCGTCGCCGAAGACGAGACCGCCGAAGTTGGAGCCGCACTGGTTCGCATCGGCGACGGCTCGGGTTCGGCCGCTGCCGCACCGGCCGCAGAGGCACCCGCAGCAGTCGAGGCCCCGGCCGCCGCACCGGCACCGGTTGCCGAAGCCGCTCCGGCAGCTCCGGCCGCCGCTGCAGCACCGGCATCCGGCACCGAGATCACCCTCCCGGCGCTGGGCGAATCCGTGACCGAAGGCACAGTCACCCGCTGGCTCAAGGCCGTGGGCGAAGAAGTTGCCGTTGACGAGCCGCTGCTCGAGGTTTCCACCGACAAGGTCGACACCGAGGTTCCGTCCCCGGTCGCCGGAGTCCTGCTGGAAATCCGCGTTCCGGAAGACGAGACCGCCGAGGTCGGCGCCGTCCTGGCCGTCATCGGTGCTGCAGGCGCAGCCGCCCCGGCAGCACCCGCCGCCCCCGCCGCACCGGTTGAGGCTCCCGCTCCGGCCGCCGCTCCGGCACCTGCCGCTGCTCCGGCCCCGGTGACTGCTCCGGCTCCCGTTGCCGCGCCGGCCCCTGTCGCCGCTCCGGCTCCGGTCGCTGCTCCGGCCGCACCGGCTGCCCCGGTGGCAGCCGCAGCACCTGCAGCAGGCAACGACGGCTACGTCACCCCGCTGGTTCGCCGCCTGGCCAACCAGAACAACGTCGACCTGTCCACCGTGACCGGCACCGGCGTTGGCGGTCGTATCCGCAAGCAGGACGTCATCGATGCCGCAGCCGCGACAAAGACCGCCCCTGCAGCAGTTTCGGCCCCCGCGGCCGCACCTGCAGCGAAGGCCGCAGCCCCGGTTGTTGCCTCCTCGCTGCGTGGCACCGTGGAGAAGGCACCGCGCATCCGCCAGGTCATCGCCCGCCGCATGCGCGAGTCGCTGGAAATCTCCACCCAGCTGACCCAGGTGCACGAGGTCGACATGACGCGCATCGCCAAGCTGCGCAATGCCGCCAAGAACGACTTCGCTGCCGTCAACGGCTCCAAGCTCACCTTCCTGCCGTTCATCCTCAAGGCCGTGGCCGAGGCGCTGAAGCAGCACCCGAAGCTGAACGCCGAGTACGACGAGTCCAAGCAGGAGATCACCTACCACAACGCCGAGCACCTGGCGATTGCGGTGGACACCGACAAGGGCCTGCTGGTTCCTGTCATCTCCAACGCCGGAGACCTGAACCTTGCCGGCCTGGCCGCCAAGATCACCGACGTGGCCTCGCGCACGCGCAACAACAAGATCGGCCCGGACGAGCTGTCCGGCGGAACGTTCTCGATCACGAACATCGGTTCGGTCGGCGCACTCTTCGACACCCCGATCATCAACCAGCCGCAGGTTGCCATCCTGGGCACCGGCGCCATCGTGAAGCGTGCGGTCGTCGTGACCGGCGCCGACGGGGACGACACCATCGCCATCCGCCACATGATGTACCTGTCGCTGACCTACGACCACCGCCTGGTCGACGGCGCCGATGCAGGTCGCTTCCTGCAGACGCTGAAGGCACGCCTTGAAGAAGGTGCCTTCCAGGCAGACCTGGGTCTCTAG